From Bacillota bacterium:
ATGAATTAGCTCGTAATCTTCAATGTTATCAAAAGCAAAAGTGTAGTCACCATCATAGTTTGCTGTGAAAAGAATTTTACATTTTTCCTCGGTCAAAAGTCGCTCGTCGAGTCCCTGTTTAAATTTAAACGGTTTTCCCTTGGCCAAGATATCTTCCAGTAAATGTCTCCAGTTATGGCATCCAAGGAAATTGTCGTCTAAGAGACATATTTTTTTGCAATCTTCGCGGTAAAATTCATCTATGGGGCTATGGGCAAAAACATGGTCGAACTTCTGATTTACGCAGAACGCGCACTTTCTAAAACATCCACGTGTTACAAAACCAATGCAGTAGTCTGTATATTCCTTAAATTGCACCATAAAAGATTTCTCGTTAAATGTAATACTTTTCTTATCGCATTCTGCTCTTGCCTTCGAAACCTCGCCGTTAATCCACTCATCATAGAGATGATAATCCGGCATATGGTGTTCAATTTCGTTAGGTAGGTTTGGAGCTTTATCAAAATAGAATCCAGTGCCGCCTATATGTACTTTTTCTGTTTCCTCAAGCCACTCGGGCATGGTGGTATCAGTAAATACTTTTGAAATATAGACATGATCAAAATCGTCAGACCAATTGTAATCTAAAAGTAAATAAACTTCTGCCCCCTTCTCTTTCCAGTACCCTGAGAGTTTTTCACAAACAAGATTTGGAAAGCGATGTTTGTCGCGTCCAAGCAAATCCGCATCTATAATACCAATCTTCATTAGTCCTCCCAAATTGCATTGTGTCATGCTGCCTATAATTCTATAATCCCAGCCATGCTCTAATATCGATTCTCCATTTTCTACATAATAATCCAAAACTCAATATTAGTCAACAAATGGTAACATAAAAAAGCGGCTCACCGTTCCGTTTCCGTAACGATGAGCCTTCCTTATTTTTATCATATTAACTACATTGGTTAATTAAACTTTCTTCTGTATGTAATTGACATTAGGTTTTTTTTAACGCAATATTTTTATATTATTTTTTCAATACCACCTATCGTATTTTCTATAAACTTGAAGTTTTTTATCAAGACATTCCTGTTCACTAATTTGTTTACGTAAGAATTGCATATTAATTTCATGCATTTCTTTTTGATAAGGTGTTTTATAGTTGTCTGCTGCATTTAATACTATCAAAAGAATCACACACCCTACTAATCCAAATAACGCTCCCATAATTAATACCTCCAATTATTACTATTATATTTCTAACATTTACAAAAATCAACATGTTTTAAAAAATTTGTCTATGCCTAAGATAAAAGAAAACATGTCATGTCACATTTATTATTTTAAGCACTTATATACTAATTCAGTATAAGTCATATTATTTTTATAGTCTAATAAGAAAACAATAAGCTATCTCACTTCAAGATTGATTGCTCTACTCCTAAGTAGTTTTATATAAAATAAAAAGCGATCCACAGCACCGAAAGGAACAATGAATCGAAATATCTATTATGTTCTAAAAAAAATAGTGTTTAATAATTCCGGATTATAAGTTCATTGAACCTTTCCCCCGGCTTGCTTTTCCCGGTCAGATTGCTGGATCTGTCAATCGCCTCAACATTGAAACCTTTATACAATTCCCGAATAAACTCACAGTCATTGTATGACAATATGAACCGACCTTTTATCCCCTTCAAAGCTTCGCATAACCTGCGGTGGTCTGCTTCGGTAAAAGCATTATCATAATACTTCTCTGTGCCAAAATAAGGCGGATCTAAATAAAACAGTGCTCCCGGTCTGTCATAAACCTTGATAAGGCTCTCGAAGTCCTTATTCTCAATCACAACCGACTTAAGACGGTCCTGTATTTCAGCGAGATACTCTATACCGCCCTGCAAGTTCCTTTTACTCGCCCTGAACGTTCTCATCCCACAACCAAAGCTGATTTTAATTAACGAATAATACCTTGCGGCGCGCTGAATATCAGTCAAGCCCCTACAGGAAAGCTGCTCCTTGAAGTCATATAACTGCTCCCTTGATACAAGAGTATATTCAAGCTGCCTCTGCAGTTCCTCCCTATGATATTTTATGCACCTGTATAAGTTTATCAAATCACTGTTGACATCATTAAAAACCTCCAATGGAGCGTGACTGTCTTTTGCAAACAGAACCCAGCCACCGCCGCCAAACACCTCAATATAACGATCAATGCCGTCCTCCGGAAAGCGCTCGATTATTGCTTTCCTTAAAAGTTTTTTGCCGCCGATCCAGCCAATAAAGCTATCCATAATAATATTTGTCTCCCTTCAAAAAGCCGAAAGGAGCCTCCGGAGAGGCTCCTTTTCTGTCTATATATTTATATTTTAAATGTTGTATCTCAGTATTGTATCAACAACAGCATTGCCGTCCGTGACCGCCACGTTCGTTCCGTTCACATCAAAGACAAACGGAGTACCGCCGTCATACATAATCATATAGTTGAAACCATAATCTTTGAATGTGTTGTAGATCTCAGTAGTAGCCGCCGCCGCCCCTGACTTCCTGTTATAGAACGCGAATATATATGCCTTGTCATACTTGAACGCAAGCATCGTGTGCCAGGTACAGCGAAACTTATCGTCCCTCCAGCCCTGCGGATAAATATCACGGGAAGCAGAAACTTCTTTTCCGTTCTTTATGACTGGAATGCCGCTCGCCGCCCACAGAAGGTTTTCGATGTTATCTATCTGATTCAGCTCGTCGTAAAAGGCCTCCTGGTCCTTTGTGACATAAAACGTGCTGAGCTTCCTGTCTATTGTCGACAGCTTCGCTATATCGATCCAGTCGGGAAAATCCTTAGCCTGGTTAATCACTTTGCCGTCGATTGCGAAGTTGCCGACCGGGTAATACTTCCCGAATTTAGGATCAGGACTTGCAAGAGGCGTATAAAACATGAAATTGCAGTAATTTTTGATTGCTGTAGTCCGTTTCGCCTTCTCCCATTCCTGCGGGAATGTGCTTGCTGTCGGAGATACCACCTCATACAAATAATTGCTGATTTTTTTATATCCCATATTATGCTCCTCCAAATATCCTATTGGATTTATCGTGTTCCCCGGAAAGGGGATCGGGTACACGACCGGCAGCTTGCCGTACACTTCAAGGTGCAGGTGCTTGCCGGTGCTGTTGCCCGTGCTGCCCTGTATGCCTATGATCTGCCCTTCTGTAACTCTGTCGTCTTTCTTGACATTGGACCTTACTAAATGTGCATAGCGTGAGGCCGTGCCATCGTCGTGATGAACGACAACATAGTTTCCGTATGACTTGTCGAATGCCGCCGTGCTTACCGTGCCGGATGCAATAGCCAACACATTGTCATCGCTACCGACAAAATCAGTGCCGGTGTGATAGCCGCAAGCCCAGCTCCCTTTTTTACCATATTCACAAGTAATTGTATAACTTTTAAATGGATACATCAATATGCCTTCTCTCTATTTATCTGCTGTTTCCGTCTGTGATTCTGTCTCAGCAGAAGCATAATTGCCGATAGCCTTCTTGATAACTTCAAGCAATGCGTCAAGATCGATCTGGCTTGCCGCCGACGCATCGATCTTTCCTTCAGCAATTATGTAAGTTATAGCGGGTATCAATATAAGCCCGGCAGAAGAAACCGCCTGAATGGCGTTGTCTCCGGCCCCCATCACGCCCAGTATCCCGGTTATGATGGATATAACCGCGATCCAAAATTTACGACTTGTTAATTTAACTTTCATTTTAAACATCCTCTCTTTTATTCGCCTTCGCTTTTATCCTGTGGCACATTCTTTTGAATTTTTACTAAGTTTTCAGCCTTTGCCTTATTGT
This genomic window contains:
- a CDS encoding DNA adenine methylase, with amino-acid sequence MDSFIGWIGGKKLLRKAIIERFPEDGIDRYIEVFGGGGWVLFAKDSHAPLEVFNDVNSDLINLYRCIKYHREELQRQLEYTLVSREQLYDFKEQLSCRGLTDIQRAARYYSLIKISFGCGMRTFRASKRNLQGGIEYLAEIQDRLKSVVIENKDFESLIKVYDRPGALFYLDPPYFGTEKYYDNAFTEADHRRLCEALKGIKGRFILSYNDCEFIRELYKGFNVEAIDRSSNLTGKSKPGERFNELIIRNY
- a CDS encoding M23 family metallopeptidase, giving the protein MYPFKSYTITCEYGKKGSWACGYHTGTDFVGSDDNVLAIASGTVSTAAFDKSYGNYVVVHHDDGTASRYAHLVRSNVKKDDRVTEGQIIGIQGSTGNSTGKHLHLEVYGKLPVVYPIPFPGNTINPIGYLEEHNMGYKKISNYLYEVVSPTASTFPQEWEKAKRTTAIKNYCNFMFYTPLASPDPKFGKYYPVGNFAIDGKVINQAKDFPDWIDIAKLSTIDRKLSTFYVTKDQEAFYDELNQIDNIENLLWAASGIPVIKNGKEVSASRDIYPQGWRDDKFRCTWHTMLAFKYDKAYIFAFYNRKSGAAAATTEIYNTFKDYGFNYMIMYDGGTPFVFDVNGTNVAVTDGNAVVDTILRYNI